In a single window of the Nilaparvata lugens isolate BPH chromosome 1, ASM1435652v1, whole genome shotgun sequence genome:
- the LOC111064067 gene encoding protein Fer3-like gives MATDMFSRYLLGRPQSPPPFCKTYMTTSLPVLPPRRLDTLSDGCHTPSPESLRSPSPTDLLHVHRAFSDLPRKQYASLLPSEAIHSPYPDVFVPVKSERLEPPKINAPDDNTLLGGGRTPCYDDEEEDDSSVFSSGEESSSSKTRCRRTSPGKTASPGVLRKRRLAANARERRRMQNLNKAFDRLRHVLPSLGNDRQLSKYETLQMAQTYINALYDLLQ, from the coding sequence ATGGCAACGGATATGTTTAGCCGGTATCTTCTGGGACGCCCTCAGTCGCCTCCACCGTTCTGCAAAACCTACATGACGACAAGTCTCCCTGTACTTCCTCCACGACGTTTGGATACACTGTCGGACGGTTGTCATACTCCAAGCCCTGAGAGTCTACGATCTCCCAGTCCCACAGACCTTCTACACGTTCACCGAGCCTTCTCAGATCTTCCTCGTAAACAGTACGCTTCTCTACTTCCATCAGAGGCTATACATTCACCGTATCCTGACGTGTTTGTACCTGTGAAAAGCGAGCGTCTCGAGCCTCCGAAGATCAACGCACCGGACGATAACACGTTACTAGGAGGTGGACGAACTCCCTGTTAcgatgatgaggaggaagatgacTCGAGTGTGTTCTCCAGTGGCGAGGAGTCATCCTCTTCGAAGACCCGCTGCCGACGGACCTCCCCCGGGAAGACGGCCAGCCCCGGTGTGCTACGCAAACGACGCCTAGCAGCCAACGCCCGGGAGCGGCGTCGCATGCAGAACCTGAACAAGGCCTTCGACCGCCTCCGTCACGTCCTTCCCTCCCTCGGCAATGACCGACAGCTCTCCAAGTACGAGACATTGCAAATGGCGCAAACCTACATCAATGCCCTCTACGACTTGCTACAGTGA